A region from the Acyrthosiphon pisum isolate AL4f chromosome A1, pea_aphid_22Mar2018_4r6ur, whole genome shotgun sequence genome encodes:
- the LOC100166861 gene encoding casein kinase II subunit beta-like — translation MHKSSTWIKRLLNKPENAFMCMVDMSYIQDKFNLVGLENTLPDYESALRVVLDDAPLSCAATNTASRSAAELVYGLVHARYVMTPRGVAKILEKYMAGCFGHCPRENCKRSAVLPIGLCDIVGENTVRIFCPRCMDVYIPPSGVKGAAVDGAYFGTGLPHMVLMTRPEYIPSRPRGRHVAKLYGFRIHDSAYDLQRNSFTEFRRSMQQPPSFTSTATAGITSTNTSTTAASSVVSTTDAASTTTTTVSSNASNQTSRLVHMINAYRRAPLLKR, via the exons ATGCACAAATCTTCGACATGGATCAAACGGCTGTTGAACAAACCGGAGAACGCGTTCATGTGCATGGTGGACATGTCGTACATCCAGGACAAGTTCAATCTCGTCGGGCTGGAGAACACGTTGCCGGACTACGAGTCGGCGTTACGTGTCGTGCTGGACGACGCTCCGTTATCATGTGCCGCGACCAATACCGCCTCGCGATCAGCGGCTGAGCTGGTATATGGTCTGGTACACGCCCGGTACGTGATGACACCACGAGGCGTCGCCAAAATACTTGAGAAATACATGGCTGGCTGTTTCGGACACTGTCCGCGAGAAAACTGCAAACGTTCGGCTGTCTTGCCCATAG GGCTGTGTGACATTGTCGGGGAGAACACCGTGAGAATCTTTTGTCCCCGATGCATGGACGTGTACATCCCTCCATCAGGGGTGAAAGGGGCGGCCGTGGACGGCGCATACTTCGGTACCGGTTTACCGCACATGGTGTTGATGACACGACCAGAGTACATTCCGTCGCGACCTAGAGGCCGGCATGTGGCCAAGCTTTACGGGTTCCGAATCCACGATTCTGCGTACGACTTGCAGCGAAACTCGTTCACCGAGTTCAGGCGGAGCATGCAACAGCCTCCCAGCTTCACTTCCACAGCAACCGCCGGCATTACCTCCACCAACACCTCAACAACAGCCGCTTCATCAGTCGTAAGCACCACTGACGCTGCCTCCACTACCACTACCACAGTATCTTCTAACGCAAGTAACCAAACATCCCGTCTAGTACATATGATTAATGCATATCGTCGTGCCCCGTTATTAAAAcgataa